A genomic region of Metopolophium dirhodum isolate CAU chromosome 1, ASM1992520v1, whole genome shotgun sequence contains the following coding sequences:
- the LOC132935656 gene encoding annulin-like isoform X2 — MIRRTPNTTGMGPLNLEWINYCFVKNGQKHRTDKYSCMYERNPTLVIRRGFPICFYLKFDREFDMANDSVSFMFKLAETGDANFGNNTMAAVPLKENPSNGNGHWSAYVMSTDDVDPNVVSVRITPPNNCIVGQWIFDIDTRSGQEAAMFSAKGNPIYILFNPWCPTDEVYIKDDALRDEYVLSEEGLMWRGSHSRQKEVMWKYGQFQKNMLESSFLLLLKIRRLALIHCSDPIKVSRSLSAAVNAPDELGVVQGNWTEDFSGGTAPINWLGSVDILNQFIKTKKPVKYGQCWVYAGVLTTVCRAIGIPCRPVTAYCAAHDTQNSLTIDYLVDDDGKIIEELQTDSIWNYHVWNEVWMARPDLNILDRSWQVIDATPQELSEGQFKCGPASVTAVKNGDIRAPYDTAFVYSEVNADKVYWRYYGISQPMKLLRKDTEAIGKLICTKAVGKWEQENITNNYKYPEKSTEERITMHKALKQNNSIFSRYYLNEDFNEIKFDFELVDDIIVGENFRVAVRITNKGHKDYTVKVILRVDTVDYTGKNGSLVTKVEQQKVVLHDPGSNVEFVQTALTYFDYGNDVKSQNVFNISCLASVVDTDYEYFGQDDFRVRKPDIEFEMHDKPAMSREVQATVKFRNPLPLSLKDGKFFIAGSSLPKTLEIKVGKVSAKKTTSVSFKFTPRFTGKQVISAKFTSKQLQDVDGYLQFMV; from the exons A tgATTCGCCGAACACCAAACACGACTGGCATGGGTCCATTAAATCTAGAATGGATTAACTACTGTTTCGTAAAAAACGGACAAAAACACAGGACCGATAAGTATTCTTGTATGTATGAAAGGAATCCAACTTTAGTGATACGCAGAGGATTTCCTATTTGCTTTTACTTGAAATTCGACAGAGAGTTTGACATGGCTAATGACAGTGTGTCGTTTATGTTCAAATTGGCTG aaaCTGGAGATGCAAACTTTGGAAACAACACTATGGCTGCTGTGCCCTTAAAGGAAAATCCAAGTAATGGTAATGGCCATTGGTCAGCGTACGTGATGTCTACTGATGACGTGGACCCAAACGTAGTCAGCGTTAGA ATTACTCCACCGAATAACTGCATTGTGGGACAATGGATATTTGACATAGACACCCGATCTGGACAAGAAGCAGCTATGTTCTCAGCTAAAGGAAATCCAATTTACATACTGTTCAATCCATGGTGTCCAA CGGATGAAGTTTATATAAAGGACGATGCGCTACGTGACGAGTACGTGTTGAGCGAGGAAGGACTCATGTGGCGCGGAAGTCACAGCCGGCAGAAAGAAGTCATGTGGAAATACGGCCAATTTCAAAAGAACATGTTGGAAAGcagttttttgttattgttgaaaATCAGACGGTTAGCACTTATACACTGCAGCGACCCAATAAAAGTATCAAGAAGCCTATCGGCCGCG GTAAACGCCCCTGATGAGTTAGGTGTCGTTCAAGGCAACTGGACTGAAGATTTTTCCGGCGGCACTGCACCCATTAATTGGCTGGGAAGCgtagacattttaaatcaattcaTTAAAACGAAAAAACCTGTCAAATACGGGCAATGCTGGGTCTACGCTGGAGTACTAACTAcag TGTGCAGAGCTATCGGAATACCTTGCCGTCCGGTTACCGCATATTGCGCAGCTCACGATACACAAAATAGTTTGACGATCGATTACTTAGTGGACGACGATGGAAAAATAATAGAAGAACTACAAACTGATTCAATTTG GAACTATCACGTGTGGAACGAGGTTTGGATGGCCAGGCCCGATCTGAACATCTTGGACCGGAGCTGGCAAGTGATCGATGCCACACCGCAAGAGCTGAGCGAAGGCCAGTTTAAATGTGGCCCAGCCAGCGTTACGGCTGTCAAAAATGGTGACATAAGAGCACCGTATGACACGGCGTTTGTGTACTCCGAGGTGAACGCAGACAAGGTGTACTGGAGATACTATGGCATATCTCAACCAATGAAGCTGTTGAGGAAGGACACGGAAGC AATAGGCAAACTAATATGTACGAAAGCGGTTGGAAAATGGGAACAGGAAAACATTACGAACAACTACAAATATCCTGAAA AGTCAACTGAAGAAAGGATCACTATGCATAAagcattaaaacaaaataacagcATATTTAGCCGTTATTATTTGAATGAGGATTTCAATGAaatcaaatttgattttgaGTTAGTCGATGATATTATCGTGGGAGAAAACTTCAG gGTAGCGGTGAGAATCACGAACAAAGGTCATAAAGATTACACAGTAAAAGTGATATTGCGGGTCGATACAGTTGATTATACCGGTAAAAATGGATCTCTTGTCACCAAAGTCGAACAACAAAAAGTAGTACTTCACGATCCAG gaTCAAACGTTGAATTTGTCCAAACCGCGTTGACATATTTTGATTATGGTAACGATGTAAAAAGCCAAAATGTTTTCAACATATCATGTCTGGCGAGCGTGGTCGACACAGACTACGAGTACTTCGGGCAGGACGACTTTAGGGTTAGAAAACCTGATATTGAATTCGAA ATGCATGATAAACCTGCTATGTCACGTGAAGTTCAGGCTACTGTAAAGTTTAGAAATCCGCTGCCCCTGTCTTTGAAAGATGGAAAATTCTTCATCGCTGGTTCATCGTTACCTAAAACTCTGGAAATCAAAGTTGG TAAAGTCAGCGCAAAAAAAACGACCAGTGTGTCGTTCAAATTCACTCCACGATTCACCGGAAAGCAAGTAATTTCTGCGAAATTTACGTCCAAACAACTGCAAGACGTCGAtggttatttacaatttatggtGTAA
- the LOC132935656 gene encoding annulin-like isoform X1 encodes MTDCFGLCRLFEREHSSGKMGNDLPKPNENYVVVPTGDNMIRRTPNTTGMGPLNLEWINYCFVKNGQKHRTDKYSCMYERNPTLVIRRGFPICFYLKFDREFDMANDSVSFMFKLAETGDANFGNNTMAAVPLKENPSNGNGHWSAYVMSTDDVDPNVVSVRITPPNNCIVGQWIFDIDTRSGQEAAMFSAKGNPIYILFNPWCPTDEVYIKDDALRDEYVLSEEGLMWRGSHSRQKEVMWKYGQFQKNMLESSFLLLLKIRRLALIHCSDPIKVSRSLSAAVNAPDELGVVQGNWTEDFSGGTAPINWLGSVDILNQFIKTKKPVKYGQCWVYAGVLTTVCRAIGIPCRPVTAYCAAHDTQNSLTIDYLVDDDGKIIEELQTDSIWNYHVWNEVWMARPDLNILDRSWQVIDATPQELSEGQFKCGPASVTAVKNGDIRAPYDTAFVYSEVNADKVYWRYYGISQPMKLLRKDTEAIGKLICTKAVGKWEQENITNNYKYPEKSTEERITMHKALKQNNSIFSRYYLNEDFNEIKFDFELVDDIIVGENFRVAVRITNKGHKDYTVKVILRVDTVDYTGKNGSLVTKVEQQKVVLHDPGSNVEFVQTALTYFDYGNDVKSQNVFNISCLASVVDTDYEYFGQDDFRVRKPDIEFEMHDKPAMSREVQATVKFRNPLPLSLKDGKFFIAGSSLPKTLEIKVGKVSAKKTTSVSFKFTPRFTGKQVISAKFTSKQLQDVDGYLQFMV; translated from the exons tgATTCGCCGAACACCAAACACGACTGGCATGGGTCCATTAAATCTAGAATGGATTAACTACTGTTTCGTAAAAAACGGACAAAAACACAGGACCGATAAGTATTCTTGTATGTATGAAAGGAATCCAACTTTAGTGATACGCAGAGGATTTCCTATTTGCTTTTACTTGAAATTCGACAGAGAGTTTGACATGGCTAATGACAGTGTGTCGTTTATGTTCAAATTGGCTG aaaCTGGAGATGCAAACTTTGGAAACAACACTATGGCTGCTGTGCCCTTAAAGGAAAATCCAAGTAATGGTAATGGCCATTGGTCAGCGTACGTGATGTCTACTGATGACGTGGACCCAAACGTAGTCAGCGTTAGA ATTACTCCACCGAATAACTGCATTGTGGGACAATGGATATTTGACATAGACACCCGATCTGGACAAGAAGCAGCTATGTTCTCAGCTAAAGGAAATCCAATTTACATACTGTTCAATCCATGGTGTCCAA CGGATGAAGTTTATATAAAGGACGATGCGCTACGTGACGAGTACGTGTTGAGCGAGGAAGGACTCATGTGGCGCGGAAGTCACAGCCGGCAGAAAGAAGTCATGTGGAAATACGGCCAATTTCAAAAGAACATGTTGGAAAGcagttttttgttattgttgaaaATCAGACGGTTAGCACTTATACACTGCAGCGACCCAATAAAAGTATCAAGAAGCCTATCGGCCGCG GTAAACGCCCCTGATGAGTTAGGTGTCGTTCAAGGCAACTGGACTGAAGATTTTTCCGGCGGCACTGCACCCATTAATTGGCTGGGAAGCgtagacattttaaatcaattcaTTAAAACGAAAAAACCTGTCAAATACGGGCAATGCTGGGTCTACGCTGGAGTACTAACTAcag TGTGCAGAGCTATCGGAATACCTTGCCGTCCGGTTACCGCATATTGCGCAGCTCACGATACACAAAATAGTTTGACGATCGATTACTTAGTGGACGACGATGGAAAAATAATAGAAGAACTACAAACTGATTCAATTTG GAACTATCACGTGTGGAACGAGGTTTGGATGGCCAGGCCCGATCTGAACATCTTGGACCGGAGCTGGCAAGTGATCGATGCCACACCGCAAGAGCTGAGCGAAGGCCAGTTTAAATGTGGCCCAGCCAGCGTTACGGCTGTCAAAAATGGTGACATAAGAGCACCGTATGACACGGCGTTTGTGTACTCCGAGGTGAACGCAGACAAGGTGTACTGGAGATACTATGGCATATCTCAACCAATGAAGCTGTTGAGGAAGGACACGGAAGC AATAGGCAAACTAATATGTACGAAAGCGGTTGGAAAATGGGAACAGGAAAACATTACGAACAACTACAAATATCCTGAAA AGTCAACTGAAGAAAGGATCACTATGCATAAagcattaaaacaaaataacagcATATTTAGCCGTTATTATTTGAATGAGGATTTCAATGAaatcaaatttgattttgaGTTAGTCGATGATATTATCGTGGGAGAAAACTTCAG gGTAGCGGTGAGAATCACGAACAAAGGTCATAAAGATTACACAGTAAAAGTGATATTGCGGGTCGATACAGTTGATTATACCGGTAAAAATGGATCTCTTGTCACCAAAGTCGAACAACAAAAAGTAGTACTTCACGATCCAG gaTCAAACGTTGAATTTGTCCAAACCGCGTTGACATATTTTGATTATGGTAACGATGTAAAAAGCCAAAATGTTTTCAACATATCATGTCTGGCGAGCGTGGTCGACACAGACTACGAGTACTTCGGGCAGGACGACTTTAGGGTTAGAAAACCTGATATTGAATTCGAA ATGCATGATAAACCTGCTATGTCACGTGAAGTTCAGGCTACTGTAAAGTTTAGAAATCCGCTGCCCCTGTCTTTGAAAGATGGAAAATTCTTCATCGCTGGTTCATCGTTACCTAAAACTCTGGAAATCAAAGTTGG TAAAGTCAGCGCAAAAAAAACGACCAGTGTGTCGTTCAAATTCACTCCACGATTCACCGGAAAGCAAGTAATTTCTGCGAAATTTACGTCCAAACAACTGCAAGACGTCGAtggttatttacaatttatggtGTAA
- the LOC132949637 gene encoding ATP-dependent DNA helicase PIF6-like, with translation MQPAIQNESVTLDGDSIWNDFDEEVSSQLISANPTSAEMDYFSINTVVDSEESVHFPTEFLNSQTPSGMPPHKISLKVGVPIILLRNLNSPRLCNGTRLRVTSLTKNVIEADILTGCAKGEKIFLPKIPLYPNDFPVKFGRVQFPIKVCFAMTINKAQGQTLTYCGVDLENKCFSHRQLYVAFSRVGRPDHLYVYAPQNKTLNVELIFSFSDVPGICLSFLK, from the exons ATGCAGCCAGCGATACAAAATGAATCTGTGACGTTAGATGGAGATTCTATTTGGAATGACTTTGATGAAGAGGTAAGTAGTCAACTGATATCCGCAAATCCAACATCCGCAG AAATGGATTACTTTTCTATCAATACAGTTGTTGATAGTGAAGAATCGGTACATTTTCCTACAGAGTTCTTAAATTCACAAACACCATCTGGTATGCCTCCTCATAAAATATCACTAAAGGTGGGGGTTCCAATCATATTATTGAGAAATTTGAATTCTCCTAGATTATGTAATGGGACTAGGCTTCGTGTCACCTCtcttacaaaaaatgtaatcgaAGCTGACATTTTGACCGGATGTGCTAAaggagaaaaaatatttttaccgaaAATACCATTATACCCCAACGATTTTCCAGTTAAGTTTGGAAGAGTTCAGTTTCCAATAAAAGTCTGTTTTGCAATGACAATAAACAAAGCTCAAGGTCAGACTTTAACTTATTGTGGTGTAGATTTGGAAAATAAGTGTTTCTCACACAGACAATTGTATGTGGCATTTTCTAGAGTTGGAAGACCTGACCATTTGTACGTTTATGCACCACAAAATAAAACTCTAAATGTG gaacttATCTTTTCATTTAGTGACGTACCGGGCATATGTTTGTCATTCCTGAAATAA